Genomic segment of Pacificitalea manganoxidans:
CGCAAGCCGATGGACTGGACTGAGGAACGGGCCAACACTGCCCGGCGCACCCTGCAAAAATGGCGGGAACAAACCCGCGACGTCACACCGGGTGATGTGCCAGACCACATGCTCCAACTGCTTGCAGACGACCTGAATGTATCAGGGTATATCGCCGAAATGCACCAACTTGCGCATGCGCATGATCAGTCCACGCTGCTTGCTGCAGGCCAGCTTGTAGGTCTGCTTGGTGAGAACCTGTCAGGCTGGGAAATCGTGTCCCCTGCAGACGGCGCGACCCTTTCCATTCTGGATGACTTGCAGCGCCGCCTTGCCGAGGCCCGCGACGCCGCCATGCAGTCCAAGGATTTCTCACAGGTCGATCACCTGAAAACCGCGCTTCTTGCCGCCGGGGTGGAGGTGCGGATGTCCAAGCAGGGCGTCGATCTGGTGCCCGGCGCGGGCTTCGAACCCGCACAGTTGGAGAGGCTGAAATGACCCGCGAGCGTCTCTACCTCTTTGACACCACCCTGCGCGACGGGCAGCAGACTCAGGGCGTGCAGTTCTCGCTCGCCGAAAAGCAGCGCATCGCCAGCCTGCTCGACGGGCTGGGCATCGACCAGATCGAAGGCGGCTGGCCCGGCGCGAACCCCACCGACAGCGCGTTTTTCGAGGCCGTCCCGCCGCTGTCCCGCGCCACCATGACCGCCTTCGGCATGACCAAACGCGCGGGCCGTTCGGCGGCCAATGACGATGTGCTGGCCGCCGTGCTGAACGCCAATACCCCGGCGGTGTGCCTTGTGGGCAAGACCCATGATTTCCACGTCTCCACCGCGCTTGGCATCACGCTGGAGGAGAACCTCGAAAACATCGGCGCGTCGCTGGCGCATTGCGTGGCGCAGGGGCGCGAGGCCCTGTTTGACGCCGAACATTTCTTTGACGGCTATAAGGCCAATCCCGATTACGCGCTGTCATGCCTGCTGGCGGCGCGGGATGCGGGCACGCGCTGGATCGTGCTCTGCGACACCAATGGCGGCACCCTGCCTTCCGAGGTGGCGCGCATCACCGCCGAAGTCATCGCCGCCGGTATCCCCGGCGACCGGCTGGGCATTCACACCCATAACGACACCGGCAACGCCATCGCCAACACGCTCGCCGCCATCGACGCGGGCGCGCGACAGGTGCAGGGCACGCTGAACGGGCTGGGGGAGCGCTGCGGCAATGCCAATCTGATCTCCATCATCCCGACGCTGCTGCTGAAAGAACCCTATGCCAGCCGCTATGAGACGGGCGTCACCGTCGACGGGCTAAAGGGGCTGACCCGCGCCTCCCGCCTGCTCGATGACATGCTGAACCGGGTGCCGGTGAAAAGCGCGCCCTATGTCGGTGCATCGGCCTTTGCGCATAAGGCCGGGCTGCATGCCTCGGCCATCCTCAAAGACCCCTCCACTTACGAACATGTGGAGCCGGGCATCGTCGGCAATGCCCGCATCATCCCGATGTCCAATCAGGCCGGTCAATCCAATCTGCGCGGGCGTCTCGCCGAAGCGGGCCTGAGCGTGGAGAAGGGCGACCCCCGGCTGGCCGCGATCCTTGACGAGATCAAGCTGCGCGAGGATGCGGGCTACAGCTACGACACCGCGCAGGCCAGTTTCGAACTGCTCGCCCGCCGGACGCTCGGCCTGCTGCCTGACTATTTCGAGGTCAAACGCTACAAGGTCACGGTCGAACGCCGCCGCAACAAGCGCAACCAGATGGTCAGCCTGTCCGAGGCCGTGGTCGTCGTAAAGGTCGGCGGCGAGAAGGTCATGTCAGTGTCGGAATCGCTCGACGCCTCCGGCATGGATCGCGGCCCCGTCAACGCGCTCTCCAAGGCGCTGGCCAAGGATCTCGGCCCCTATCAATCCTATATCGACGATATGAAGCTGGTGGACTTCAAGGTGCGCATCACCAATGGCGGGACCGAGGCCGTGACCCGCGTCATTATCGACAGCGAGGATGGCGAGGGCCGCCGCTGGTCCACCGTGGGCGTCTCGGCCAATATCGTGGATGCCAGTTTCGAGGCGCTGCTCGATGCGGTGTGGTGGAAGCTGGCCCGCGACGGCGCGCCCGCGCCCGGCAGGTCCGCCCACCCCGCTAATACCGCGCCCACCGACACTTCTCCCGACAGCACCGCGCCCAACGACACCGCCGCCAGTGGCACTGCCCCTGACGGGGCCCCGGCGTGAGCGATCCCACCGCCCCCACTGGCGATCTCGACGCCTGCGCCGCGCTGGTGGCCCGCGCCGATCCCGACCGCTTTGCCACGCTGATGGCAGCGCCCGTGCCCGCCCGCGCCGCGCTGCTGCCGCTCTATGCCTTCAACGTCGAGGTCGCCCGCGCGCCTTGGGTCACGCAGGAGCCGATGATCGTCGAGATGCGCCTGCAATGGTGGCGTGACGTGCTGGAGGAAATCGCCAGCGGCGGCCCGGTGCGCCGCCACGAGGTCGCGACCCCGCTCGCCAACACATTGCGCCGCCCCGCTCCGGATGGTGCGGCGGACCGGCTGTCGACCGCGCCCGCGCTGCTCGATGAACTGGTCGCTGCCCGGCGCCGCGACACGGCCCAGATGCCGTTTGATGACCCGGCAGCCCTGCGCGCCTATCTCGACGCCACCGCAGGCAATCTGATGGTGGTGGCGGCGCTGTTGCTGGGCGATGCGGCCCAGATCCCGGTGCGCGCCATTGGCCGGGCCCACGGGCTTGCGCAATATCTGATGGCGGTGCCGGAGTTGGAAGCGCGCGGCAAGGCACCGCTGCCCGATGGCCGTCCCGACACCCTGCGCGCCCTTGCCCGCGAGGGCCGCGACTGGCTGGCCGAGGGCCGCGCCGCCCGCCTGCCCAAACAGGTGCGCCCCGCGCTCTGGCCCGCATGGCAGGCCGATGCCATCCTGAAACGCGCCGCCGCCCATCCCGCGCGGGTGGGGCAGGGCGCGCTAGCCCCCAGCGAATTTTCCCGCCGGTTCGGGCTGCTGCGGCGCGGGTTGACCGGCGCGGTGTGATCCCGCCGCTGGCGCTGCCCTGACAGCTGGGCTGCGTGCCCGTCCCGCTCAACTTACGGTCTGTGTGAAATCCACGCGCCGGGGCGGGCTCACGCCCGGCGTCGGCGCACCGTCAACCAGATCAGCGCCCCGCCAGCCAGTGCCAGAAACGGCACCATCGCGATGTTCACGGCCATCCAGCCCTGCACCACCGACCCGCCAGAGCAGTTCATCAGCCCGCCCGACGCCAGCGAGGCCAGCGTCACCAGCCCGTAGACCAGCGCATCGTTCATGCCCTGCACCATGCCGCGTTCCTCGGGGCGGTGCGATTGCGCCAGCAGCGTCGTCGCGCCGATAAAGCCGAAATTCCAGCCGATCCCCAGCAGCACCAGCGTGCCGAAGAACTGCGACAGCGCCACGCCGCTCAGCCCCATCAGTCCGGCAGCGGCAAGGATCACCAGCCCCGTCGCGATGATCTTTGGCGCGCCGAACCGGGCGATCAGGTGACCGGTGAAAAACGACGGCACGAACATCGCCAGCACATGCGCGGTCACGATGTCAGAGGCATCGCCGGTCGTGAAACCGCAGCCCACCACCGCCAGCGGCGTCGAGGTCATGACAAGGTTCATCAGCGCGTAGCTCACCATCGCGCAGATCACCGCCACGGCAATCGCCGGGCTGCGCAGCAACTGCATCCGCGTGCGTCCGGTGGGCGCATCGGGGCGCGGCGCGGGCGGGCGCGGAATGTCCAGCAGCGGAAACAGGATCAGCCCGATCGCATTCAGCCCGATCGCGGCCAGATAGGTGCCCATGAAGGTCACGGGCAACGCCTCGGAAGTCAGCTTCACGATCTGCGGCCCGACCAGCGCGGCGATCAGCCCGCCTGCCATGACATAGCTGATCGCCTTGGGGCGGAACGCGTCCGAGGCCGTGTCGGCGGCGGCAAAGCGGTAGAACCCCTGCGCGGCGAAATAGATGCCGGTCAGAAACGCGCCCAGCAGCAGGATCAGGAACGAGCCGCTCCACACCCCCACCGCCGACAGCGCCGCGCCCGACGCCCCGCCGGCGGCCCCGATCAGGAACCCCGTGCGCCGTCCCCGCCGCTGCATCAATGCCGAAATGCGCGGCGCCGAAATCATCGAGCCCAGCACCAGCAGCGACACGGGCAGGGTGGCCAGACACGGGTTCGGCGCCAGCATCTGCCCCGCCAGCCCGCCGACCACGAAATGCAGCGGCATCTGCGCGCCCAGCAGGCCCTGCGACGCCACCAGCACCGCCACATTGCGCCGCGCCCGCCGCGCCATGTCGACACCCCCACCGGAGCCGCCGGGCTCTGGGCTGGCAGGTGCGGCGATGTGCGGGGCGGTGTCATGGGTGCTCATGCGAATATCGCTACAGAGCGGCGACAGGTGCCGCAAGCGTGATATCATGCGGCGAGCATGTAATTCGTTCTGGAAAGGCCGTGTCGGAGCGGGCGTTAATATTTCCTCAGTGCACCGTCCAGCCTGCCGCAATCACGCAGTTTCGCGCTCAAACCGGGCCAAAATTCCCTGAACACTTTGTAAAATGTTTCGCACGCGAAACAATGCGGCAGCCTCTCTGACCCGAATCCCCACAGCCGCGCACCCCCGCTCTCGAACTAGGCCGAAGGCCGCGAGAGCGAGCGCCTGCCCGTCCCCCGGGCTGGCGCTTTGCCACCTCTCGCTGACCTCAGAGCGGGGAAGGATCTGTCACCATAAAGCGCACCCACTCATCCGTTGCAGCGCCACCCCACGGGCAGGCTCACGTCTCACTTTATGTTCGACTGGGGGCATTCGTGCTGAGCCGGACCGCCCGCGAACAAGGCCGCAGGCCGCGTGGGCGAGCGCCTGCCCGCCCCAACGGGCTGGCGCTTTGCCACCTCGCGCTGGCCTCGGAGCAGGGAGGGGTTTGGCCGGGATAAAGCACCCCGCTCAACCGGTGTAGCGCCACCCCACGGGCAGGCTCACGTTGCGCAAAGAGAGAGCGACCGAACTGCGGCGCTCTCTTCTTAGATGCGCTTCACCACCACACCCTTACTCCGCCGCGACCTTGCGCGGTTTCAGCATTGGGGCGAGGTAGTGGCCCGTGTGGCTTTCGGCGACCTGCGCGACCTCTTCCGGGGTGCCGGTGGCCACGACCGTGCCGCCGCCATCGCCGCCTTCGGGGCCGATATCGATGATCCAGTCGGCGGTCTTGATGACGTCGAGGTTATGCTCGATCACCACCACCGTATTGCCGCTCTCGACCAGTTCGTGCAGCACTTCCAGCAGCTTGCGCACATCTTCGAAATGCAGGCCCGTCGTCGGCTCGTCGAGGATATAGAGCGTCCGACCGGTGGAGCGCTTCGCCAGTTCCTTTGACAGTTTCACCCGCTGCGCCTCGCCGCCCGAAAGCGTCGTCGCCTGCTGGCCGACCTTGATATAGCCCAGCCCCACGCGCATCAGCGCGTCCATCTTGTCGCGGATCGAGGGCACCGCCTTGAAGAAGTCCTGCGCGTCCTCGACGGTCATGTCCAGAACGTCGGCGATGCTCTTGCCCTTGAACTTGATCTCCAGCGTTTCGCGGTTATAGCGCGCGCCGCCGCAGGTCTCGCAGGTGACATAGACATCGGGCAGGAAGTGCATCTCGATCTTAATGACCCCGTCGCCCTGACAGGCCTCGCAGCGGCCGCCCTTGACGTTGAAGCTGAAGCGTCCCGGCTTATAGCCGCGGGCCTTGGCCTCGGGCAGACCGGCGAACCAGTCGCGGATCGGGGTAAAGGCGCCGGTATAGGTCGCGGGGTTTGATCGCGGCGTGCGTCCGATGGGCCGCTGGTCGATATCGATGACCTTGTCGAGATGCTCCAGACCCTTGATCGTCTCGCAGGGCGCGGGCGTCTGGCGCGCGCCGTTGAGCCGCATGGAGGCGGTCTTGAACAGCGTCTCGATGGTCAGGGTGGATTTGCCGCCGCCCGACACGCCCGACACGCAGACGAATTTGCCCAGCGGGAAATCGACGGTGACCTCGCGCAGGTTGTTGCCGGTGGCTTTCACCACTTTCAGCTTCTTCTTGTTGCCCTTGCGCCGAATGGCGGGCACGGCGATCTCGCGCGTGCCGGCAAGGTATTGGCCGGTCACGGAATTCGGATCGGCGGTGACCTCCGCCGGGGTGCCGTGGCTGACGACGGAGCCGCCATGCACGCCCGCGCCGGGGCCGATGTCAAAGACGTAATCGGCCTCGCGGATCGCTTCTTCGTCATGTTCGACGACGATCACCGTATTGCCCTGATCGCGCAGGTTTTTCAGCGTCGTCAGCAGCCGGTCATTGTCGCGCTGGTGCAGGCCGATGGACGGCTCGTCGAGCACATAGAGCACCCCGGTCAGGCCCGAACCGATTTGCGACGCCAGCCGGATCCGCTGGCTTTCGCCGCCAGACAGCGTGCCCGCGTTGCGCGACAGGGTGAGGTATTCCAGACCGACATTGTTGAGAAAGCCCAGACGCTCGCGAATTTCCTTCAGGATCGCGCGGGCGATCTCGTTCTTCTGGGCCGACAGCGCTTCGGGGACGCCGGCGCACCAGTCGAACGCTTCCTTGATCGACATCTGCACGACTTCGCCGATATGCATCAGCCGGGTTTCGCCGCCCTGTTTCGAGCCGATCTTGACCGCCAGAGCCTCGTCCCGCAGGCGGTAGCCGTGGCAGGCGCCGCAGGGGCGGTTGTTCTGGTAGCGCTCGAATTCCTCGCGGACCCAGTTGCTGTCGGTCTCGCGGTAGCGCCGCTCCATGTTCGGGATCACACCCTCGAAGCTGCGGGTGACGTTATAGACCCGGCCGCCTTCGTCATAGCGGAACGCGATCTCGTCATCGCCGGAGCCGTGCAGAAATACCTGCTGCACATGGGCGGGCAGGTCTTTCCACGGGGTGCGTTTGTCGAATTCGTAATGTTTGGCGATGGCTTCGATGGTTTGCAGGAAATACGGGCTCTTGCCCTTGCGCCACGGCGCAATGGCACCATCGGCCACGCGCAGGCTCAGATCCGGCACCACCAGCCGTTCGTCGAAAAACAGCTCCACCCCCAGCCCGTCACATTCCGGGCAGGCCCCGAAAGGCGCGTTGAACGAAAACAGCCGCGGCTCGATTTCGGGAATGGTAAAGCCGGACACGGGGCAGGCGAAGTTTTCCGAGAAGGTGATGCGCTCCGGCGCGCCGTCTTCCTCGCGCGGGGCGGTTTCCAGCACGGCGATGCCATCGGCCAGATCGAGCGCGGTGCGGAAGCTGTCGGCCAGACGGGTTTCAAGCCCGTCCTTCACCACGATCCGGTCCACCACGACATCGATGTCATGGCGGAATTTCTTGTCCAGCGTGGGCGGTTCATCAAGGTCGTAGAACTGTCCGTCGACCTTTACCCGCTGAAAGCCCTGCTTGCGCAGTTCCAGAAATTCCTTGCGATACTCGCCCTTGCGGTCGCGGATCATCGGGGCCAGCAGATAGGCGCGGGTGCCTTCGGGCAGGGTCATCACGCGGTCGACCATGTCCTGCACCTGCTGCGCCTCGATCGGCAGGCCGGTGGCGGGGCTGTAGGGCGTGCCCGCGCGAGCAAACAGCAGACGCATGTAGTCATAAATCTCGGTCACCGTGCCGACGGTGGAGCGCGGGTTCTTCGACGTGGTTTTCTGCTCGATCGAGATCGCGGGGCTGAGACCGGAGATGTGATCCACATCCGGTTTTTCCATCATGTCGAGAAACTGCCGAGCATAGGCCGACAGGCTTTCGACATAGCGGCGCTGGCCTTCGGCATAGATCGTGTCAAAGGCGAGCGAGGATTTGCCCGAGCCCGACAGCCCGGTGATGACCACCAGCTGATCGCGGGGAATGTCGACATCGATATTCTTGAGGTTATGCTCGCGCGCGCCGCGCACCTCGATCATTTTCAGGTCTGGCATGACCGCCCTTTCGTGCTGCTGCCGACACCCCGGACGGGCGCGGCGTCGGAGGCCGGGTGAGACACCCCGCGGCGACAGTCTC
This window contains:
- the uvrA gene encoding excinuclease ABC subunit UvrA, whose protein sequence is MPDLKMIEVRGAREHNLKNIDVDIPRDQLVVITGLSGSGKSSLAFDTIYAEGQRRYVESLSAYARQFLDMMEKPDVDHISGLSPAISIEQKTTSKNPRSTVGTVTEIYDYMRLLFARAGTPYSPATGLPIEAQQVQDMVDRVMTLPEGTRAYLLAPMIRDRKGEYRKEFLELRKQGFQRVKVDGQFYDLDEPPTLDKKFRHDIDVVVDRIVVKDGLETRLADSFRTALDLADGIAVLETAPREEDGAPERITFSENFACPVSGFTIPEIEPRLFSFNAPFGACPECDGLGVELFFDERLVVPDLSLRVADGAIAPWRKGKSPYFLQTIEAIAKHYEFDKRTPWKDLPAHVQQVFLHGSGDDEIAFRYDEGGRVYNVTRSFEGVIPNMERRYRETDSNWVREEFERYQNNRPCGACHGYRLRDEALAVKIGSKQGGETRLMHIGEVVQMSIKEAFDWCAGVPEALSAQKNEIARAILKEIRERLGFLNNVGLEYLTLSRNAGTLSGGESQRIRLASQIGSGLTGVLYVLDEPSIGLHQRDNDRLLTTLKNLRDQGNTVIVVEHDEEAIREADYVFDIGPGAGVHGGSVVSHGTPAEVTADPNSVTGQYLAGTREIAVPAIRRKGNKKKLKVVKATGNNLREVTVDFPLGKFVCVSGVSGGGKSTLTIETLFKTASMRLNGARQTPAPCETIKGLEHLDKVIDIDQRPIGRTPRSNPATYTGAFTPIRDWFAGLPEAKARGYKPGRFSFNVKGGRCEACQGDGVIKIEMHFLPDVYVTCETCGGARYNRETLEIKFKGKSIADVLDMTVEDAQDFFKAVPSIRDKMDALMRVGLGYIKVGQQATTLSGGEAQRVKLSKELAKRSTGRTLYILDEPTTGLHFEDVRKLLEVLHELVESGNTVVVIEHNLDVIKTADWIIDIGPEGGDGGGTVVATGTPEEVAQVAESHTGHYLAPMLKPRKVAAE
- the cimA gene encoding citramalate synthase, giving the protein MTRERLYLFDTTLRDGQQTQGVQFSLAEKQRIASLLDGLGIDQIEGGWPGANPTDSAFFEAVPPLSRATMTAFGMTKRAGRSAANDDVLAAVLNANTPAVCLVGKTHDFHVSTALGITLEENLENIGASLAHCVAQGREALFDAEHFFDGYKANPDYALSCLLAARDAGTRWIVLCDTNGGTLPSEVARITAEVIAAGIPGDRLGIHTHNDTGNAIANTLAAIDAGARQVQGTLNGLGERCGNANLISIIPTLLLKEPYASRYETGVTVDGLKGLTRASRLLDDMLNRVPVKSAPYVGASAFAHKAGLHASAILKDPSTYEHVEPGIVGNARIIPMSNQAGQSNLRGRLAEAGLSVEKGDPRLAAILDEIKLREDAGYSYDTAQASFELLARRTLGLLPDYFEVKRYKVTVERRRNKRNQMVSLSEAVVVVKVGGEKVMSVSESLDASGMDRGPVNALSKALAKDLGPYQSYIDDMKLVDFKVRITNGGTEAVTRVIIDSEDGEGRRWSTVGVSANIVDASFEALLDAVWWKLARDGAPAPGRSAHPANTAPTDTSPDSTAPNDTAASGTAPDGAPA
- a CDS encoding squalene/phytoene synthase family protein is translated as MSDPTAPTGDLDACAALVARADPDRFATLMAAPVPARAALLPLYAFNVEVARAPWVTQEPMIVEMRLQWWRDVLEEIASGGPVRRHEVATPLANTLRRPAPDGAADRLSTAPALLDELVAARRRDTAQMPFDDPAALRAYLDATAGNLMVVAALLLGDAAQIPVRAIGRAHGLAQYLMAVPELEARGKAPLPDGRPDTLRALAREGRDWLAEGRAARLPKQVRPALWPAWQADAILKRAAAHPARVGQGALAPSEFSRRFGLLRRGLTGAV
- a CDS encoding MFS transporter — encoded protein: MARRARRNVAVLVASQGLLGAQMPLHFVVGGLAGQMLAPNPCLATLPVSLLVLGSMISAPRISALMQRRGRRTGFLIGAAGGASGAALSAVGVWSGSFLILLLGAFLTGIYFAAQGFYRFAAADTASDAFRPKAISYVMAGGLIAALVGPQIVKLTSEALPVTFMGTYLAAIGLNAIGLILFPLLDIPRPPAPRPDAPTGRTRMQLLRSPAIAVAVICAMVSYALMNLVMTSTPLAVVGCGFTTGDASDIVTAHVLAMFVPSFFTGHLIARFGAPKIIATGLVILAAAGLMGLSGVALSQFFGTLVLLGIGWNFGFIGATTLLAQSHRPEERGMVQGMNDALVYGLVTLASLASGGLMNCSGGSVVQGWMAVNIAMVPFLALAGGALIWLTVRRRRA